One window of the Triticum dicoccoides isolate Atlit2015 ecotype Zavitan chromosome 3B, WEW_v2.0, whole genome shotgun sequence genome contains the following:
- the LOC119281922 gene encoding cysteine proteinase EP-B 2-like → MGQLSKKLLLASMVAAVLAVAAVELCSAIPLEDNDLESEEALWDLYERWQTAHRVPRHHAEKHRRFGTFKSNVHFIHSHNKRGDRPYRLRLNRFGDMDQAEFRATFAGSRVSDRRRDGPATPPSVPGFMYAAVNVSDLPRSVDWRQKGAVTGVKNQGKCGSCWAFSTVVSVEGINAIRTGKLVSLSEQELIDCDTADNDGCEGGLMDNAFEYVKKNGGLTTEAAYPYRAANGTCKAAKSSPVVVRIDGHQDVPANSEEALAKAVANQPVSVAIDASGKAFMFYSEGVFTGDCGTDLDHGVAVVGYGVAEDGKAYWTVKNSWGPSWGEKGYIRVEKDSGAEGGLCGIAMEASYPVKADSKPKPKPRRALGAWESQ, encoded by the coding sequence ATGGGGCAGCTCAGCAAGAAGCTTCTGCTGGCGTCCATGGTGGCGGCGGTGCTGGCCGTGGCAGCGGTGGAGCTGTGCAGCGCCATCCCGCTGGAGGACAACGACCTGGAGTCGGAGGAGGCGCTCTGGGACCTGTACGAGCGGTGGCAGACCGCGCACCGCGTGCCCCGCCACCACGCCGAGAAGCACCGCCGCTTCGGCACCTTCAAGTCCAACGTCCACTTCATCCACTCCCACAACAAGCGCGGCGACCGCCCCTACCGTCTCCGCCTCAACCGCTTCGGCGACATGGACCAGGCCGAGTTCCGCGCCACCTTCGCCGGCTCCCGCGTCAGCGACCGCCGACGCGACGGCCCCGCCACGCCACCGTCCGTCCCGGGGTTCATGTACGCCGCCGTGAACGTGTCGGACCTGCCGCGGTCCGTGGACTGGCGCCAGAAGGGCGCCGTGACGGGCGTCAAGAACCAGGGCAAGTGCGGCAGCTGCTGGGCTTTCTCCACCGTGGTGTCCGTGGAAGGCATCAACGCCATCCGGACCGGGAAGCTCGTGTCGCTGTCGGAGCAGGAGCTCATCGACTGCGACACGGCGGACAACGACGGGTGCGAGGGCGGGCTCATGGACAACGCCTTCGAGTACGTCAAGAAAAACGGCGGGCTCACCACCGAGGCCGCCTACCCGTACCGGGCCGCCAACGGCACCTGCAAAGCCGCCAAGAGCTCCCCCGTGGTGGTGCGCATCGACGGACACCAGGACGTGCCGGCCAACAGCGAGGAGGCGCTGGCCAAGGCCGTGGCGAACCAGCCCGTCTCCGTGGCCATCGATGCCAGCGGGAAGGCGTTCATGTTCTACTCCGAGGGGGTGTTCACCGGTGACTGTGGAACAGACCTGGACCACGGCGTCGCGGTGGTCGGGTACGGGGTGGCGGAGGACGGCAAGGCGTACTGGACGGTGAAGAACTCGTGGGGGCCGTCATGGGGGGAGAAGGGGTACATCAGGGTGGAGAAGGATTCCGGTGCCGAAGGCGGGCTCTGCGGCATCGCCATGGAGGCATCCTACCCCGTCAAGGCGGACAGCAAACCCAAGCCCAAGCCCAGGCGCGCGCTCGGCGCATGGGAGTCGCAGTGA